In a genomic window of Pleurocapsa sp. PCC 7319:
- a CDS encoding alginate lyase family protein → MLGNLKWYVWRLKAMTLFEILQRINCLLVKQYVKRRNSWIPPTPKLSKEHQDYWEFPSLTLNESREYEALLVEAHNYLQGSYIWLNVPYQESLPNWHFDPQTGKVAPLKFGLELNYRDYELVGNVKNIWEKSRHHHLTVISAAYALTRDEKYAIAVAEQLQDWLNKNPFPLGVNWTSSLELGVRLISWVWIDRLLRGSTVHSQLFGESGLLWSAIYWHQWLISKYYSHGSSANNHLIGEMAGLFISSCHWSVFPSSKHWQSFSWKILEQEISKQTFSSGLNREQAFEYHIFTTEFFLLAGLEAARHQITVSDQYQDLMRRMLEVIPLLVDLKGNLPNYGDGDEGMALQIRPHQSSRVDWLLRLGRQWIGARVPLPNSDSGNLAASLVNFPKPDTVEETISVENSIAFPDAGLYVLAQNRGKPQEVLCLADAGNLGFLSIAAHGHADALSFTLNIGGVPIIVDPGTYTYHADNYWRNYFRSTRAHNTIVVDNLDQSNPGGTFLWTSKAQTNVLDWQQTDDEIMLVAEHDGYTRLQEKIVHRRQLTLSQERLEIVDNLQGNGSHNIEWRLHFSPLCSVSLKKRNCLVKWDSGSIIISLDRQIDWSLLTGEQLGGWYSSGFNLKQPTTTLVGITNTTGSITFNNSIGLLEPNFYQETETEVADSATILN, encoded by the coding sequence ATGTTAGGAAATCTAAAGTGGTATGTTTGGCGTTTGAAAGCAATGACTCTATTTGAGATATTGCAGAGAATTAATTGCTTGCTTGTAAAACAATATGTTAAGAGGCGCAACTCTTGGATTCCCCCTACCCCTAAATTATCAAAAGAACACCAAGATTATTGGGAATTTCCTAGCTTAACTTTAAATGAAAGTCGAGAATACGAAGCCCTTCTTGTTGAAGCACATAACTATCTTCAAGGAAGCTACATTTGGTTAAATGTTCCCTACCAAGAATCTCTTCCAAATTGGCATTTCGATCCTCAAACAGGTAAAGTAGCTCCTCTAAAATTTGGATTGGAGCTAAATTATAGGGATTATGAGCTAGTAGGAAACGTCAAAAACATCTGGGAGAAAAGCCGTCATCACCACCTTACAGTAATCTCTGCTGCCTATGCATTGACTAGGGATGAAAAATATGCGATCGCAGTAGCGGAACAACTTCAAGATTGGCTAAACAAAAACCCATTTCCTCTAGGAGTTAACTGGACCAGTTCTCTGGAATTAGGAGTTCGTCTCATATCCTGGGTTTGGATTGATCGTTTATTAAGAGGTAGTACAGTTCACAGTCAGCTTTTTGGAGAATCAGGGCTATTATGGTCTGCGATTTATTGGCATCAATGGTTAATCTCCAAATACTATTCTCATGGTTCCTCAGCAAATAACCACTTGATTGGTGAAATGGCAGGACTATTTATTAGTAGCTGTCATTGGTCAGTATTCCCCTCATCAAAACATTGGCAATCTTTTAGCTGGAAGATCTTAGAACAAGAAATATCCAAACAGACCTTCTCTAGTGGTTTAAATCGTGAACAAGCTTTTGAATACCATATTTTCACTACAGAATTTTTCCTCTTGGCAGGTTTAGAAGCTGCAAGACATCAAATTACTGTTTCCGATCAGTATCAAGATTTAATGCGGAGGATGCTAGAAGTTATTCCTCTCCTAGTTGATCTCAAAGGTAATTTACCAAATTATGGAGATGGCGATGAAGGAATGGCACTTCAAATCCGCCCTCATCAATCATCTCGAGTAGATTGGCTATTGCGTTTAGGAAGACAGTGGATCGGTGCCAGAGTACCTTTACCAAATAGCGATTCTGGTAACTTGGCTGCCAGTTTAGTCAATTTTCCTAAGCCAGATACCGTAGAAGAAACTATATCCGTCGAAAATTCAATTGCTTTCCCAGATGCTGGACTTTATGTCCTCGCTCAAAATCGGGGCAAACCCCAGGAAGTTTTATGTCTAGCAGACGCAGGTAATCTAGGATTTCTCTCTATTGCTGCTCATGGTCATGCGGATGCTCTTTCATTTACTTTAAATATTGGTGGTGTACCAATCATTGTCGATCCTGGTACTTATACATATCATGCGGATAATTACTGGCGTAACTATTTTCGCAGTACCAGGGCTCATAATACTATCGTTGTTGATAACCTCGATCAATCAAATCCAGGAGGTACATTCTTGTGGACTAGCAAAGCTCAAACTAATGTTTTGGATTGGCAGCAAACAGACGATGAAATCATGTTAGTAGCAGAACATGATGGCTATACTCGCCTCCAAGAAAAAATTGTTCATCGCCGTCAATTAACTCTAAGTCAAGAAAGATTAGAAATTGTAGATAATCTTCAAGGCAATGGTTCCCATAATATTGAGTGGAGATTACATTTTTCTCCTCTTTGCTCAGTCTCTCTAAAAAAAAGAAATTGTCTAGTTAAATGGGATTCAGGTTCAATAATTATTTCCTTAGATCGGCAAATAGACTGGAGCTTACTTACCGGTGAACAATTAGGAGGATGGTATTCTTCAGGTTTCAATCTCAAGCAACCAACAACTACTTTAGTCGGAATTACCAATACTACAGGAAGTATCACTTTTAATAACTCTATCGGCTTATTAGAACCAAATTTTTACCAAGAGACTGAAACTGAAGTAGCAGATTCAGCGACTATATTGAATTGA
- a CDS encoding oligosaccharide flippase family protein, with protein MIFKYLQSRSSELFKKSLVKNTIWMLFSNLVSLSISAAYFITVARALGAERYGAFVGAIALIAIVAPFSSCGSGDLIVKNVSRNKTLFNQYWGNALLITNVSGLLLIILVVLAAKVILPATISLPIVFLFALSDLLFAKIVSISSQAFMAVGLLNRTAQLNILLRLNRLIAALCLVNFFSIPKLNIWASLYLGSSVISALVSFLLVQQTLGSPKLKSWKIKSEITEGFFYSVSLCSQNIYNDVDKTMLARLATLEATGIYGAAYRLIDVAFAPTRSLVYASYRKFFQAGVSGISGSLNLAKKLVPIAAILGVSAGLGVYFLAPIVPLILGSEYANSVEVLIWLAPLPFLKSMHYFGADTLTGAGFQKVRSLIQVLIAMFNVVANFWLIPIFSWKGAIWATLAADTLLMCNLWIIVWFLNKRKSS; from the coding sequence ATGATATTTAAATATCTTCAATCCCGTTCTTCTGAACTTTTTAAAAAATCACTAGTAAAAAATACCATTTGGATGTTATTTTCCAATTTGGTAAGTCTCAGCATCAGTGCCGCATATTTTATAACTGTAGCTAGAGCTTTGGGAGCAGAAAGATATGGTGCATTTGTAGGTGCAATTGCATTGATAGCAATTGTTGCTCCTTTTTCTAGTTGTGGAAGTGGAGATTTAATTGTTAAGAATGTTTCTCGAAATAAAACTTTATTCAATCAGTACTGGGGAAATGCTTTATTAATTACCAACGTTAGTGGTCTATTATTAATTATTTTGGTTGTATTGGCAGCAAAAGTAATCTTGCCTGCAACAATTTCTCTACCAATAGTCTTCTTGTTTGCTCTTTCAGATTTACTATTTGCCAAAATTGTTAGTATTAGTAGTCAAGCTTTCATGGCAGTTGGTTTACTTAATCGAACAGCTCAACTAAATATACTTCTTCGATTAAATAGACTAATTGCAGCGCTATGTTTAGTAAACTTTTTCTCTATTCCAAAATTAAATATTTGGGCTAGCTTATATTTGGGAAGTAGTGTTATATCTGCTTTGGTCAGTTTTTTACTTGTACAACAAACTTTAGGTTCTCCCAAGTTAAAATCTTGGAAAATTAAATCTGAAATAACTGAAGGATTCTTTTATTCTGTTAGCTTATGTTCCCAAAATATTTATAACGACGTAGACAAAACTATGTTAGCAAGACTGGCAACATTAGAAGCGACTGGAATATATGGTGCAGCTTATCGTTTAATTGATGTTGCGTTTGCCCCGACACGTTCTTTGGTCTATGCTTCTTATAGAAAATTTTTCCAAGCTGGAGTTTCAGGGATTAGTGGAAGTTTAAATCTGGCAAAAAAGCTTGTACCCATAGCAGCTATCTTAGGTGTCTCTGCTGGTCTAGGAGTATATTTCTTGGCTCCAATAGTTCCTCTCATTTTAGGTAGTGAATATGCAAATTCAGTTGAAGTATTGATCTGGCTAGCCCCTTTACCATTTCTCAAGTCTATGCACTACTTCGGTGCAGATACTCTTACTGGAGCAGGATTTCAAAAGGTACGAAGCTTAATTCAAGTTCTAATAGCTATGTTTAATGTAGTGGCAAATTTTTGGCTAATACCTATTTTTTCTTGGAAGGGAGCAATTTGGGCTACCCTGGCTGCCGATACATTATTGATGTGTAATTTATGGATAATAGTATGGTTCTTAAATAAAAGAAAAAGCAGTTGA
- a CDS encoding O-antigen ligase, giving the protein MKKILELIESGFVIVSLMFYSGGVLAVVLSGGISQGDLQQDFDTGLIRLVFSLIYVITFFLLVLMWKKIVYFASRNILFWVLIGLTFASIFWSYVPDVTLRRLVALIGTTMFGIYLSSKYSIEQQLKMLVWTYGIAVFLSFLFVIALPQYGLESGTHEGLWRGIYSHKNTLGVNMATSSIIFWIMAINSQENRHLLWIGFYSSIILVILSGASSALANVFIIIVIYFFCQIFRLRLTIQIPLLICLLITGVWMNILVTSNLDFLLGLLGKDITLTGRTELWQLTWQSIQKEYWLGYGYRAFWTEGNSEASIINTTLSWIVPHAHNGLLQLWTNLGLLGVLIYLAGFLTIFMTAFMQFQQNKQWEFCWIILFLSFVILTNTTEQNLLRENNIVWVLYVATYFSMGLLKKTSKLPRISNDI; this is encoded by the coding sequence GTGAAAAAAATATTAGAGTTAATTGAATCAGGATTTGTCATTGTATCTTTAATGTTTTATTCAGGAGGTGTCTTAGCGGTAGTGTTGTCAGGAGGTATCAGTCAGGGCGATCTTCAGCAAGATTTTGATACTGGATTAATTCGCTTAGTTTTTAGTTTAATTTACGTCATTACTTTTTTTTTACTGGTACTGATGTGGAAAAAAATTGTATATTTTGCCTCCAGAAATATACTTTTTTGGGTATTAATTGGGTTGACTTTTGCTTCTATTTTTTGGTCTTATGTACCAGATGTTACCTTGCGTCGTTTGGTAGCCTTGATTGGAACAACGATGTTCGGAATTTACTTGTCTTCTAAATACAGCATAGAACAGCAATTAAAAATGCTAGTTTGGACGTATGGTATTGCTGTCTTTCTTAGCTTTTTATTTGTGATCGCTTTACCACAATACGGATTGGAGAGTGGAACTCATGAGGGACTATGGCGGGGAATATATAGCCATAAAAATACCTTAGGTGTAAATATGGCAACTAGTAGTATTATCTTTTGGATAATGGCTATTAACTCCCAAGAAAATCGTCATCTTTTATGGATTGGCTTTTATTCTTCGATAATTTTAGTAATACTATCAGGTGCTTCATCTGCATTAGCAAATGTATTTATCATTATAGTTATCTATTTCTTTTGCCAAATTTTTCGCTTACGTTTGACAATTCAAATACCTTTATTAATTTGCCTATTAATTACTGGTGTATGGATGAATATATTAGTTACTAGTAATTTAGATTTCTTACTAGGTTTATTGGGAAAAGATATAACATTGACAGGTCGTACTGAACTATGGCAACTAACATGGCAATCTATCCAAAAAGAATATTGGTTGGGTTACGGATATCGTGCGTTTTGGACAGAGGGGAATAGTGAAGCTAGCATTATAAACACTACTTTGAGTTGGATAGTTCCCCATGCTCATAATGGCTTGTTACAGCTCTGGACTAATTTAGGTTTATTAGGTGTACTAATCTATCTAGCTGGATTTTTGACTATTTTTATGACTGCGTTTATGCAATTTCAACAAAACAAACAGTGGGAATTTTGTTGGATAATACTATTTTTGTCATTCGTTATATTAACCAATACAACTGAGCAAAATTTGCTGAGAGAAAATAACATTGTCTGGGTCTTATATGTGGCAACTTATTTTTCAATGGGATTACTTAAAAAGACAAGCAAATTGCCAAGAATAAGTAATGATATTTAA
- a CDS encoding glycosyltransferase family 2 protein: MDTTMIAILMTCHNRRDTTLACLKALYRQNLPFEVYLTDDGSTDGTSEAVRANYPKVKILQGDGNLFWGGGTRLAFAEALKADYNYYVWLNDDSILKSNALQVLLETYQELKQRGSPNSIVVGSMKDSTTGKTSYGGHIRNSWRPLKFKILQSSEEIQECETINGNLVLIPRSVAAIVGNIDKAFRHQVGDFDYGLRARKLGCHLYVAPGHLGTCSRNIIQGTWLDINLSFKQRLQKFKFKGSSLLRPDSWLYARRHGGLLWLLYWITPYVQLIYISLFKKSSLS, translated from the coding sequence ATGGATACTACTATGATCGCAATTCTCATGACCTGTCATAATCGACGTGATACCACATTAGCTTGCCTAAAAGCACTCTACAGGCAAAATTTGCCATTTGAAGTTTATTTGACAGATGATGGTAGTACTGATGGTACTTCAGAAGCGGTAAGAGCTAACTATCCAAAAGTAAAAATTCTTCAAGGAGACGGAAATTTGTTTTGGGGGGGAGGTACTAGGTTGGCTTTTGCTGAAGCTTTAAAGGCTGACTATAATTATTACGTTTGGCTGAACGACGATAGTATACTAAAATCAAATGCTTTACAAGTGCTTCTAGAAACTTATCAGGAACTCAAACAAAGAGGTAGCCCAAATTCGATTGTTGTAGGTTCAATGAAGGATTCAACAACTGGAAAAACTAGCTATGGTGGACATATTAGAAACTCTTGGCGACCACTTAAGTTTAAAATTTTACAGTCATCAGAAGAAATTCAAGAATGTGAAACGATTAATGGAAACTTAGTTTTGATACCTCGTTCGGTGGCTGCAATAGTGGGTAATATAGACAAAGCTTTTCGTCATCAGGTAGGAGATTTTGATTATGGATTAAGAGCGAGGAAGCTTGGTTGTCATTTATATGTAGCTCCTGGGCATTTGGGTACTTGTTCTCGTAATATTATTCAAGGAACTTGGTTGGATATCAATCTGTCATTTAAACAACGATTGCAAAAATTTAAATTCAAAGGTTCATCTCTTTTACGTCCAGATTCGTGGTTGTATGCTAGGAGACATGGAGGTTTGCTGTGGCTATTGTATTGGATTACACCATATGTGCAGTTGATTTATATTAGCTTGTTCAAAAAAAGCTCTTTGTCATGA
- a CDS encoding bifunctional 2-polyprenyl-6-hydroxyphenol methylase/3-demethylubiquinol 3-O-methyltransferase UbiG, translating into MTYNSLTNLNGLNFQAPKYKQLIANTMLEDIRKVEYYAQSQYRDLDIVETLKFYTNRYVKQLFDFASINSNTVILDVGAGFGWLSMAFAYSTEAKIIAIDLNETRLNAGKKIANILGIEDKIDWRIGALGDLPIKDQEADIVYCIEVIEHVYKSKAAIYDLSRVTKDLVIVTTPNLWFPIIAHDTQLPFCHWLPISWRKRYAKLFDRHKREIDNLFWSPYSLQKELKEFKPISQWLHYTSYQKFKDTFPFYLPYGTGKYLNKLSLSKKLYYDIISKLGIYSHWFLPSLAYVFKRK; encoded by the coding sequence ATGACTTATAATTCATTGACAAATCTAAATGGACTTAATTTCCAAGCACCCAAGTATAAGCAGTTAATTGCTAATACTATGCTGGAAGATATTAGGAAAGTAGAATATTATGCTCAATCACAATATAGAGATCTTGATATTGTTGAAACGCTTAAATTTTATACTAATCGATATGTAAAGCAACTGTTTGATTTTGCATCTATCAATAGTAATACTGTAATTTTAGACGTTGGAGCTGGTTTTGGTTGGCTTTCAATGGCTTTTGCATATTCAACAGAGGCAAAAATAATTGCCATTGATCTGAATGAAACTCGATTAAATGCCGGAAAAAAAATTGCCAATATTCTGGGAATAGAAGATAAAATTGATTGGAGAATAGGTGCCTTGGGAGATCTTCCTATCAAAGACCAAGAAGCTGATATAGTCTATTGTATTGAAGTAATCGAACATGTATACAAATCTAAAGCCGCTATTTATGACTTATCTAGAGTTACTAAAGATCTAGTAATTGTAACTACACCTAATTTGTGGTTTCCAATTATTGCCCACGATACTCAATTGCCATTTTGTCATTGGTTACCAATCTCTTGGCGTAAGAGATATGCTAAATTATTCGACAGACATAAAAGAGAAATTGACAACTTATTTTGGTCTCCCTATTCATTGCAGAAAGAGCTAAAAGAATTTAAACCAATTTCTCAATGGTTGCATTACACATCCTATCAAAAATTTAAAGATACTTTTCCTTTTTATCTTCCCTATGGTACTGGTAAATATTTAAATAAATTGAGTTTAAGTAAAAAGCTATATTATGATATTATCTCGAAGTTAGGAA
- a CDS encoding glycosyltransferase family 4 protein, which translates to MKKVLIAHQSTIPHYRVPFYNALEQHKSDDWCFDVVFDPSELDKKTFFKEELNLNSFKFSILEVSTISLKIAGTKICYQTFWQKAAAYDLIVIEQALNNLAYPLCHFHQLQGIKLMYWGHGKHRKIQKPSFFRSLSEQAKLFLTKQANGFFAYTPGVKSFLIEQGFPANQIFVLNNTVDINKQRQAFEKFKEQKEKIKRSLGIANKKVLLFVGRFGNTKRVDFLLEAFSILQKNDNSFHLLMLGTGGQEYLQDKPENITYFGSILDLDKVAPIYVAADVFSFPGSVGLGPLQALCYNLPVVTIDSHIQSPEIEYLSPQNSLILPSNTTPKEYAKSIVELFAKPQRLADLQNNAWSTIRHLTIEQMAQNFAQGIDSILN; encoded by the coding sequence ATGAAAAAAGTATTGATCGCCCATCAATCAACTATTCCTCATTATCGTGTTCCTTTTTATAATGCTTTAGAACAACATAAATCTGATGATTGGTGTTTTGATGTGGTTTTCGATCCCAGTGAACTGGACAAGAAAACATTTTTCAAAGAAGAACTTAATTTAAATTCGTTTAAATTTTCCATTCTAGAAGTAAGTACAATTAGTCTGAAAATAGCCGGAACTAAAATTTGCTACCAAACATTTTGGCAAAAAGCAGCAGCATACGATCTAATTGTCATTGAACAGGCTCTCAATAATCTGGCGTATCCTCTTTGTCATTTTCACCAGTTACAGGGAATAAAATTAATGTATTGGGGACATGGAAAACACAGAAAAATCCAGAAACCATCTTTTTTCAGAAGTTTGTCGGAGCAAGCAAAACTGTTTTTGACTAAGCAAGCTAATGGTTTTTTTGCTTACACACCTGGAGTTAAGTCTTTTTTAATTGAACAAGGTTTTCCAGCCAATCAAATTTTCGTTCTTAATAATACTGTCGATATCAATAAACAACGTCAAGCATTTGAAAAGTTTAAGGAACAAAAAGAGAAAATTAAGCGATCGCTAGGAATCGCAAATAAGAAAGTATTATTATTTGTAGGTAGATTTGGTAATACTAAGCGTGTTGATTTTTTGCTAGAAGCTTTCTCAATTTTGCAAAAAAACGATAACAGTTTTCATTTATTAATGCTAGGAACTGGTGGACAAGAATATCTGCAAGATAAACCAGAAAATATAACTTATTTTGGCTCTATTCTAGACTTAGATAAAGTAGCACCGATTTATGTTGCTGCTGATGTGTTTAGTTTTCCCGGTTCGGTCGGCTTAGGTCCACTTCAAGCACTTTGTTATAATTTACCAGTTGTCACTATTGATTCTCACATTCAATCACCTGAAATTGAATATTTGTCGCCACAAAATTCTTTAATCTTACCTTCTAATACGACTCCGAAAGAGTATGCTAAATCAATAGTTGAACTTTTTGCTAAGCCTCAGAGATTAGCTGACTTACAAAATAATGCTTGGTCAACTATTAGACATTTGACTATTGAACAAATGGCACAGAATTTTGCCCAGGGAATTGATAGTATTTTAAATTAG
- a CDS encoding polysaccharide biosynthesis tyrosine autokinase, with translation MTYVTSQDIDLEIRKLWMLLKRRWQLGLAIIVVSIILSVVASIQKKPQYTANGKLLFKNSDTSNLTGIETNLDSFEALEQNANPVVTEIEVIKSIPIAQKVINELKLTDTEGKVLKPSKFIAKLDVKPLSGTDVVMISYSHSDPDLVLNVINLLMEKYIQSSHYVNRENVIVADQIINNQLPKAQAKVREQEEALQKFQEKYNVSFVDEKSKADIENLRSLEQEIQATEAELQEAEANSTELQQQISLSPQQAIAWNKLSQSPIVQKQIKDLQEAQSKLLEEKERFNDGHPRITALEEQILAIETSLGEQISQQSSTGTPQLSIKDLQVANRENLPQKLTSSLAETEVRRIGLSKKLNKLKSIQNNYQNALAEMPQLQNKYGNLKLKLESAQSRYKFLLEKAQELNLAKQQNFDKVRIIEPAQIDDSNIYAPSIMLVGLGISFGIVVAIITMTSLDVVDKFIKTPEEIRSIFKYKLIGVIPSFDKSLESLGSTNKSDFAEYNSLPEAKDQSGFLIHQPTSTRDSNHQLAILPVKDIPHSPVSKAFWMMQAKFKHYNKANSEQKMIVVSSSLRGEGKSLVSANLALTLSQLGHKVLIIDGDLYKSSQSMLWNISNSVGLSNVIEDEGILDSAITSVSDNLDVLSSGSLELGFNPLTIIDSTKMKFLLWKLVEKYNFVIIDSPPLLEVPDAISLGKLADGMILVSRLGVLDYASAQECQELLESTGQNVLGLVINGVTKNNTDAYGYGYGIGNKDAVA, from the coding sequence ATGACATATGTTACGAGTCAGGATATAGATTTAGAAATAAGGAAACTATGGATGCTCTTAAAACGTCGCTGGCAACTTGGTTTGGCGATTATAGTTGTGAGTATCATTTTGTCAGTAGTAGCTTCCATTCAAAAAAAACCACAATATACTGCCAACGGTAAATTGCTATTTAAAAATAGTGATACTTCTAATTTGACGGGAATAGAAACAAATCTGGATAGTTTTGAAGCTTTAGAACAAAATGCAAATCCTGTTGTTACTGAAATAGAGGTGATTAAGTCTATTCCCATAGCTCAAAAAGTAATCAACGAACTGAAGCTAACGGATACAGAAGGTAAAGTTCTTAAACCATCAAAATTTATTGCTAAATTAGATGTCAAGCCATTATCGGGAACAGATGTGGTAATGATTTCTTATAGTCATTCCGATCCGGATTTAGTCTTAAATGTAATTAATTTATTGATGGAAAAATATATTCAAAGTAGCCATTATGTTAACCGTGAAAATGTAATTGTCGCTGACCAAATTATTAATAATCAGTTGCCAAAAGCTCAAGCAAAAGTTCGAGAGCAAGAAGAAGCATTACAAAAGTTTCAAGAAAAATATAATGTTTCTTTTGTCGATGAAAAGTCTAAGGCTGATATTGAAAACTTGAGGAGTTTGGAGCAAGAAATTCAGGCAACGGAAGCCGAACTTCAAGAAGCTGAAGCAAACTCTACTGAACTTCAACAACAAATTTCCCTGTCTCCTCAACAAGCTATTGCGTGGAATAAACTTAGTCAGTCCCCAATTGTTCAGAAGCAAATTAAAGATTTGCAAGAGGCTCAAAGCAAATTACTGGAAGAAAAAGAACGCTTTAATGATGGTCATCCCAGGATTACAGCACTTGAAGAGCAAATTTTGGCTATAGAAACTTCACTTGGGGAACAAATTTCCCAGCAATCTTCAACGGGAACTCCACAATTATCTATAAAGGATTTACAGGTAGCAAATAGAGAAAATCTACCGCAAAAACTAACCTCATCATTAGCAGAAACAGAAGTTAGAAGGATAGGTTTGAGTAAAAAGTTAAATAAGTTAAAAAGTATTCAAAACAACTATCAAAACGCTCTCGCTGAGATGCCCCAGTTGCAAAATAAATATGGAAATTTAAAGTTGAAGTTGGAATCAGCCCAATCTAGATATAAATTTCTCTTAGAGAAAGCTCAAGAATTAAATTTAGCAAAACAGCAAAATTTTGATAAAGTTCGTATTATTGAGCCAGCTCAGATAGATGATTCAAATATATATGCTCCATCAATAATGCTAGTTGGTTTGGGAATTTCTTTTGGTATTGTCGTAGCTATAATAACAATGACTAGCTTAGATGTCGTTGATAAATTCATCAAGACGCCTGAAGAAATTAGGAGTATCTTTAAATATAAGTTAATTGGTGTAATACCTAGCTTTGATAAGTCATTAGAGTCTCTTGGCTCTACGAATAAATCAGATTTTGCTGAATATAACTCTTTACCAGAAGCAAAAGATCAATCTGGATTTCTGATTCATCAGCCAACATCTACAAGGGATTCAAATCACCAATTAGCTATACTTCCAGTAAAAGATATTCCCCATTCCCCTGTTAGTAAAGCCTTCTGGATGATGCAAGCTAAATTTAAACATTACAATAAGGCTAATTCAGAGCAAAAGATGATAGTGGTATCGAGTTCTTTGCGAGGAGAAGGAAAGTCTCTGGTTAGTGCTAATCTAGCATTGACTCTGTCTCAGCTTGGACATAAAGTCTTGATAATAGACGGAGATTTATATAAATCTTCACAGTCAATGTTATGGAACATTAGCAATTCTGTAGGTCTAAGTAATGTAATTGAAGATGAAGGAATATTAGATTCAGCAATTACGAGTGTTAGCGATAATTTGGATGTGCTTTCCTCGGGATCTCTAGAATTAGGATTCAATCCTTTAACTATAATCGATTCCACAAAAATGAAGTTTTTGTTGTGGAAACTAGTTGAAAAGTACAATTTTGTCATAATTGATTCTCCTCCTCTATTAGAAGTTCCAGATGCTATTAGCTTGGGTAAGTTGGCTGACGGAATGATTTTGGTTTCTAGGTTGGGAGTATTAGATTATGCTTCTGCTCAGGAATGTCAAGAACTTTTAGAAAGTACTGGACAAAATGTTTTGGGTTTAGTAATTAATGGAGTCACTAAGAACAATACTGACGCATATGGATATGGCTATGGAATCGGTAATAAAGATGCAGTTGCTTAG